A genome region from Penaeus chinensis breed Huanghai No. 1 chromosome 22, ASM1920278v2, whole genome shotgun sequence includes the following:
- the LOC125037106 gene encoding LOW QUALITY PROTEIN: lysosomal acid glucosylceramidase-like (The sequence of the model RefSeq protein was modified relative to this genomic sequence to represent the inferred CDS: deleted 1 base in 1 codon): MLTEHKTSMRSLCVLVALLGAAAAQVGKECVPRNFGFDSVACVCNATYCDEMGDVAFPDTGFFTVITSSRDGLRFSPETLAVQDAPAADSVVVRVDHNKEFQTMMGFGGAFTDSAGLNIVKLSEAAQENVMRSYFSPEGIEYTLCRIPIAGSDFSVRPYSYDDVEGDVALEHFALAEEDDLYKIPFILRAQELTRRPLQLFGSPWSPPAWMKTNGKFNESGELLKEMWQPYSDYFVKFVEAYEAAGIPMWGLTTQNEPLSGFDDNWGWNTCGWTAEDMRDWIKANLGPTLEAAGMRRLVLMIDDFNRDTLPWYPKPMLEDPASAQYIDGTAVHWYSDQWVGPSVMDETQMLFPDKFLLYTEACEGWDAPAEDSVRLGQWSRAEKYAHSILENINHFSTGWVDWNMALDMAGGPNWADNYVDSPIIINPDADEFYKQPSFYAMGHFSKFIFPGAKRVFSTTVSEEDVEVVAFHETSGRNVLVFHNRGEEAKNLSVADETGTYLNFPIPAKALQTVLF, translated from the exons ATGCTCACAGAACACAAGACAAGCATGAGGTCTCTGTGTGTGCTCGTGGCCCTGTTGGGGGCAGCCGCTGCGCAAG TCGGCAAAGAATGTGTTCCGCGGAACTTTGGCTTCGACAGTGTGGCATGTGTCTGTAATGCCACCTACTGTGATGAGATGGGCGACGTTGCCTTCCCGGACACTGGCTTTTTCACCGTTATCACTTCCTCGCGAGATGGCCTGAGGTTCAGCCCGGAGACGTTGGCTGTTCAGGATGCTCCGGCAGCCG actccgtggtggtgagggtggaccACAACAAGGAGTTCCAGACCATGATGGGCTTCGGAGGCGCCTTCACGGACTCCGCCGGCCTCAACATCGTCAAGCTCTCCGAGGCCGCGCAGGAAAACGTTATGAG gTCCTACTTCTCCCCCGAGGGCATCGAGTACACCCTGTGCCGCATCCCGATCGCCGGCAGCGACTTCTCCGTCCGCCCTTACTCCTATGACGACGTCGAAGGCGATGTCGCGCTCGAACACTTCGCGCTCGCCGAGGAGGACGACCTCTataag ATCCCCTTCATCCTCAGGGCCCAGGAGCTGACCCGCCGGCCCCTCCAGCTC TTCGGGTCGCCCTGGTCCCCCCCGGCCTGGATGAAGACCAACGGCAAGTTTAACGAGTCTGGGGAACTGCTGAAGGAGATGTGGCAGCCGTACTCAGACTATTTCGTCAA GTTCGTCGAGGCGTATGAGGCCGCGGGCATTCCGATGTGGGGCCTCACCACGCAGAACGAGCCCCTGAGTGGCTTCGACGAC AACTGGGGCTGGAACACCTGTGGCTGGACGGCAGAGGACATGCGCGACTGGATCAAGGCGAACCTCGGACCCACTCTGGAAGCTGCTGGCATGAGGCGTCTGGTGCTGATGATTGATGACTTCAACAGGGATACTCTGCCGTGGTACCCGAAGCCG ATGCTGGAGGACCCCGCATCCGCCCAGTACATCGACGGAACGGCCGTGCACTGGTACTCTGATCAGTGGGTCGGCCCCTCGGTCATGGACGAGACGCAGATGCTCTTCCCGGACAAGTTCCTGCTCTACACAGAGGCTTGTGAAG GTTGGGACGCCCCCGCTGAGGACAGTGTGAGGCTTGGACAGTGGAGCCGCGCTGAGAAATACGCTCATTCCATCTTGGAG AACATTAACCACTTCTCGACTGGCTGGGTTGACTGGAACATGGCGCTGGACATGGCGGGCGGACCGAACTGGGCTGATAATTATGTGGATTCCCCGATTATCATCAACCCT GACGCGGACGAGTTCTACAAGCAGCCCAGCTTCTACGCCATGGGCCACTTCAGCAAGTTCATATTCCCTGGAGCCAAGAGGGTGTTCTCCACCACGGTGTCTGAGGAGGACGTCGAGGTGGTGGCCTTCCACGAAACATCGGGGAGGAACGTCTTGGTTTTCCATAACAG AGGTGAGGAAGCGAAGAACCTTTCAGTCGCAGACGAGACCGGAACTTACCTCAACTTCCCCATTCCAGCCAAGGCTCTTCAGACCGTCCTCTTTTAA